A stretch of DNA from Ranitomeya variabilis isolate aRanVar5 chromosome 1, aRanVar5.hap1, whole genome shotgun sequence:
tggagatgaagatttcatttttccgcacgacctggcacctgctcacagtgccaaaaccactggtaaatggtttactgaccatggtattactgtgctcaattggcctgccaactctcctgacctgaaccccatagagaatctgtgtgatattgtgaagagaaagttgagagacgcaagacccaacactctggatgagcttaaggccgctattgaagcatcctgggcctccataacatctcagcagtgtcacaggctgattgcctccatgccacgccgcattgaagcagtcatttctgccaaaggattcccgaccaagtattgagtgcataactgaacattattatttgatggtttttttgtttgttattaaaaaacacttttatttgattggacggttgaaatatgctaatttattgagacaggttttttgggttatcaggagttgtaggccaaaatcatcagtattaaaacaataaaagacctgacaaatttcagttggtggataatgaatctataatatatgaaagtttaattgtaatcattacattatggtaaataatgaaatttaacactatatgctaattttttgagaaggacctgtaggttcTCTGTCTTTCTTCCAGCCACCTGCACGGCCCTGAAGATGGGCTACCGGGGCTACGGCCACCCCCTCACCTTATTCCTGGAGGAAGGCGGGGTGGTGACGGTGTGTAAGATTCTCACCCAGGAGCCCGAGGAGACGCTGGACTTCGATTTCTGCAGCACCGACGTCCTGAATAAGATCATCCTGCAGTCGGAGGGGCTGAGAGAGGCGTTCTCCGAGCTGGACATGAGCAGCGACTTCCTGCAGATCACCATGTCTCCGGACAAGCCCTACCTGAGGTGCGGATCATGCCGCCCACCCCTTTATGACCGCAACATTTTCTGATTTTgctcttttgttttttcctcctcttcttcccagagccataactttttttttttttttatatttctgtccTCATGAGACTCGTTCTCGTTTTTTGCAGCTTTCAATGACCCCATTCAATTCTCCATATAATGTGCAgtcaaatttcccccaaaaattacaattccgccattttttttggtttgtttttacagcattcattgtgAGGGGACTACATAATTCTCCGAGCTTAGACAATGTACCTCCAACACTCCTCACAGCTGAGGTTTTGCCACAGTTACCTCTCCTCTAGAGATTAGGAAATAGCTGAGACACACGGACGACATATTTTAGCTGCACCGATACATTGTAGCAAATTATCAGCAGAGATGATTCTGCTGATCCCAGAGGATTTTTTTTtgcactggatacaattgtaatgactagggttgagcgaaacggatcggacaaattaaaaaaatcgccgactttcggcaaagtctggtttcatgaaacccgacccgatcccactgtgggatcggccatgtggtcggcgatcttcgcgcaaaagtcgcgtttcgtatgatgcgttcagcgccatttctcagccaatgaaggaggacgcagagtgtgggcagcgtgatgacataggtctcagtccccaccatcttagagaagggcatggcagtgattgtcttcctttctgccgcgtcacagggggtatGAAGGGGCgttcacaccgaccgccatcttactgctgccgatctgagcatagggagaggttgctgcagcttcatcagaagcgggGATagtgttagggagggaagattaacccccaaaccgcttgtgctgtagcgatttccactgtccaacaccaccttttctttgcagggacagtggaggctagatttttgtgcatcagctctgtagcttgttaggctgccttataaggctccctgatagctgcatcgctgtttgtacgccgctgtgcaaaccaactgcttctttaaaagcaaaaatcctgttgctcctttgtgcacagttatcttgtttatttgtccacacttttgtgtgcagcagtcctttttatggctgtcatacttgtcctgagatcattgtagggagattgaaattgtacttcagtatttttttcatatatcttccagccactttctgccactcacattgcattgtgttatacactgggcctgagtcttggttcagtctccccaacaaaaaagggagattcaaattctcaacaagtttatatacaccacctaccttgttttacagtaccatataacgattggtattttggttagattttccaaaaaatgaggaagtctggtggaagagcccgtgggcggtggttctatactgaccgaataaaggactcgtctggctacccagtatgttgatgatctaaccttcattaaaatgaaccaatcatggatttctaattatttggccccaccttcccctgctgacacgtagctttcctgaaaaatgtcttgcttttggcctcctcttactgactgctccaattcctccatttgcagctgctgaatgtccaccataggtcatttttatacctccctaaatgggctgactccccccacagggccgtggtcaccacctggcgcaagcacccgtgcgagtgccgtttgcctggacaggtgggtgggcccactcttgggtgacggcactggcacagggtccctcatagtacaatgaagtgtctctgatggtggtggtgcacaaccaacgtcagacacaccatcgtaatatgaggggccctgggccagtactgccgcccacgagagagtgttccccccctggtcgaacagtgctctaccacttgcaatacctctccctgctccaccactgtgtagtctgtgctgataaatccttcaatggcactgccaatacaaatttgttgaaatgatagatgatagttaaaatatacaggggccctggcctccatttagaccagttaatcctttgcgccaactaccactgtctgctactcagaagGAGCCCACCCCTGCACCTAGCTAtggcacctgtttatttatgaacaattttttggcagacatttggcccactttattatttgggcctacgaactgtgtctgcctctcattacagttgtcctccactgaacaaaccaatgccgcctgtttagtcctgttaccaattttgaactgcatttagcctactttattctttggccctatatctgtttcctcctcatcctgcccattccccagccactgctagatgagtctgctggtacattgacccagaccactacattccccttatactctacacagccagaatctgaccctgctgaaagtaaggttccccttcccgcatgttataccaccttacacagggacaaagaggaaggtgcagatgaaagtgcaggttccttcatcaggtgggggggggcatactcgttggcgacatcactggcacagggcccctcagagtacgcaaaagtgtctctgccggtgggaggcgcccccgccgtccaacacaccgccgtactatgaggggccctgtgccaatgcgaacgagtggggccccccctgcttgctcaggatcacagcacttgcaaagttgaaatacttacctctccctgctccaccgctgtgacgtagtccacgtttcctgggcccacgaaaatcttgagccagccctaccccccccccacgattttagccaaatgacccccagtttaatgcctaactattattataaagtaaattaagattgacaaatttcagtaataagaattgatgtttttggcattaaaatgggcactgtaggtgttctcctgtcctccactcactgccgactttaattctccattgacttgcattgggtttcgtgtttcagtcggcccccgacttttcgcaataatcggccgattttacccgactctatccgaaaaaagtaaaagtcgctcaactctagtaatgaCCCCTCAGCTCATCGGTGTATGTAGAAATCCTGGGACCACCCAGCAAAAGTCAGAATTTGTCTGCACCCCTGTTACTCCATGGGCCCCTGATTCCAGTGATCACATCATGGATCCCATGGGGGTCACAGACTGGGCTCTTCATATAACCCCTTAGATGCTAAGGTTGCAGTTCAtcacagcatttaaggggttatgaTGTCTCGCTAGGAGCCCGCTCCAATTACAGCAGCCGAAAAAATAAATGCGATTTCTGTGTTAGATCCTGATCTATTCTCATCCTCGTAGACTCTCCACATTCGGGAACGCCGGCAGCGCCCACCTGGATTATCCCAAGGACTCCGACCTGATAGAAGCGTTTCACTGCAGCCAGACGCAGACCAACAGGTGAGATGGCGGAGCGAGGGTCACCGGCGGTCACCGCTCCTCCTGCAGCCAATGTTTGTTCTTCACTGGCCGTCTAGTGGCCGTTTTCGGTACTGCAGCTCCCATTCACATTAATAAGAGCCGAGCTGCAGTACCGGGAATCACCACCACACAGTGACAAAAGCCAGAAGCGCACGACGTCCACTGCCGTCAGATCACAGACGtgttgtgttttctcttttctGCCGCAGGTATAAGATCTCCCTGCTGAAGCCGTCCACCAAGGCGCTGGCCCTGTCCTGCAAGGTGTCCATCCGCACCGACAGCCGAGGCTTCCTGTCGCTGCAGTACATGGTCAGGAACGAGGACGGCCAGATCTGCTTCGTGGAGTATTACTGCTCCCCGGATGAGGATCTGCAGGAAGGAGACTCCTAACGGCACGCCGACCCTTTAAAGGGGTCGTCCGGAGACTTGGATCTGTAAGAAATAGCAAATTATGTGATACTTACCTACCGTCACCGAACTCAGGACAGGTGTCACCCATCAACCGGCTGacacaccgctgcagccaatcacagtctGGTCATCCTAAAACATCCAATAATGTGCTGCTTGGGTCGGCGGTCCAGAGACTGATTGTATGGAACATTCTCTCTGTTtttacagctgaagttttgttccaATTGCATCCAGTATGGGGAGTTCCCTCTGTGCTTTCAATTCTGCTGGTTTCAAGACCAATTTACTGCCTGGTATAAAGGATGACTGAGCCGTTGTTTTACTGGGGATGTAAAGGACTAAGATACTGGTGACCTAATGTTAGAAAAGGAGGTCCGATGTCtgaatgtgatctgagctgcagtactgatAACGGCCACTAGACGGAGTATGGCGCTCTGCTGTCTCAGCTCAGGACGCCTCATATATGACGCTCTCCCTTTCTGCTCtctatatatttttgtattttataaaAAGTAATATTTTTCAAGTTAAGTTTTTTTTTCTCCAATAAATATTTATAAATAAATCCTGTAAATACCTGTAGTAACATATTTTTATGTATTGCTCCCGATCCACAATTGCTTTGTACGTGTTGCTGTCTCTGTCccccatgctttaccctgcagcacTGCTTGGTCACATTAGCTGCTGTTTATAGACTCCTGAGCTGAGATGTGGCCATTTTCTAAGGCGATAGCGTTAATCACTttaggatatgccatcactttatgatcgGTGGGGTCTGACCGCTATGACCCCCCCTAATCCTGAGAATAAGGGGCTAGGGGGGGTCCCAGAAATTGTATTGTCACGGATCGCCTCCTAGATGGAAAAACCCTTGTAAAACGAGGAGTCTGTGTGACAGGTAGCGCTGGGCTGTCAGGAGATGGAAAACCGTGGGacgtcacctgttatgaccccaatggcgagggtctcagagaaacaagtaagtctgcgacgtacaaaaatccagctcatagggcagtggtaactgggttgaccatatatctactcctaacgccaacactagcagtagccggggaacatgcctacgttggtcgctagatgtctcgcgccagccggaggactaactacccctagaagaggaaaacaaagacctctcttgcctccagagaatagaccccaaaagtaggatagtagccccccacaaataataacggtgaggtaagaggaaatgacaaacacagagatgaactagattttagcaaagagaggcccacttactaatagcagaatatagtaagataacttatatggtcaacaaaaaccctatcaaaatccacgctggagattcaagaacccccgaaccgtctaacggcccggggggagaacaccagccaccctagagcttccagcaaggtcaggaaacagattatatacaagctggacaaaaatgcaaaccaaaacaaatagcaaaaagcaagaaagcagacttagcttaatcaagcaggaaccaggataagtagacaagagcactacagattagctctgatatcaacgttgccaggcattgaactgaaggtccagggagcttatatagcaacacccctgacctaacgacccaggtgagcatacaagggatgaatgacatacccagagtcaaatcactagtagccactagagggagccaaaaggtaaattcacaacagtacctccccccttagtgaggggtcactgaaccctcaccaagaccaccagggcgatcaggatgagcggcgtgaaaggcacgaaccaaatcggccgcatgcacatcagaggcgaccacccaggaattatcctcctgaccatagcccttccacttgaccaggtactgaagcctccgcctggagagacgagaatctaagatcttctccaccacgtactccaactcgccctcaaccaacaccggagcaggaggctcagcagaaggaaccacaggcacaacgtaccgccgcaacaaggacctatgaaatacgttgtggatggcaaacgacaccggaagatccaggcgaaaggatacaggattaatgatttccaatatcttgtaaggaccaatgaagcgaggcttaaatttgggagaggagaccttcataggaacaaatcgagaagacagccataccaaatccccaacgcgaagtcggggacccacaccgcggcggcggttggcaaaacgctgagccttctcctgtgacaacttcaagttgtccaccacatgcccccagatccgctgcaacctatccaccacggaatccaccccaggacagtcagaaggctccacatgtcccgaggaaaaacgaggatggaaaccagagttgcagaaaaatggcgaaaccaaggtggcggaactagcccgattattaagggcaaattcagccaacggcaagaaggtcacccaatcatcctgatcagaagagacaaaacacctcaaataagcctccagagtctgattagttcgctccgtttgtccgttagtctggggatggaaagcggatgaaaacgacaactcaatgcccatcctaccacaaaaggatcgccagaacctggaaacaaactgggatcctctgtccgacacaatattctcaggaatgccgtgcaaacgaaccacgttctggaagaacacaggaaccagatcagaagaggagggcagcttaggcaaaggaaccaaatggaccatcttggagaaacgattacatatcacccagatgacagacatgccctgagacaccggaagatcagaaatgaaatccatagagatgtgtgtccaaggtctcttcgggacaggcaagggcaagagcaacccgctggcacgagagcagcaaggcttagctcgagcacaagtaccacaggactgtacaaatgaccgcacatcccttgacaaggaaggccaccaaaaggacctggccaccagatctctggtgccaaaaattcccgggtgccctgccaacaccgaggaatgaacctcggaaatgactctgctggtccatctagcaggcacaaacaatctgtcaggtggacaagagtcaggcctaccagcctgaaatctctgcaacacacgtcgcagatctggagaaatagcagacacgataactccttccttaagaatacccacaggttcagcgactccaggagcatcaggcacaaagctcctagacagagcatcggccttcacattcttagaacctggtaaatacgagaccacaaagtcaaaacgggagaaaaacaatgaccagcgggcctgtctaggattcaggcgtttagcagactcgaggtacatcagatttttgtgatcagtcaagaccaccacacgatgcttagcaccctcgagccaatgacgccactcctcaaatgcccacttcatggccaactcccgattgcccacatcataatttcgctctgccggcgaaaacttcctagagaaaaaggcacaaggtctcatagtagagcaaccagggcctctctgcgacaaaacggcccctgccccaatctccgaagcatccacctcaacctgaaagggaagtgagatgtcaggctggcacaaaacaggcgccgaagtaaaccggcgtttcaactcctggaaagcctccacggcagcaggagcccagttagctacatcagagcctttcttggtcatatccgtcagcggtttaacaacgctagagaaatttgcgataaaacgacggtagaagttagcaaaacccaagaacttctgaagactcttaactgacgagggttgagtccaatcatgaatagctcggaccttgactggatccatctccacagcagaaggggaaaaaatgaaccccaaaaagggaaccttctgtacaccaaagagacactttgagccttttacaaacaaagaattttcacgcagaatctcaaaaaccatcctgacctgctccacatgcgagtcccaatcatcagaaaaaaccagaatatcatccagataaacaatcaaaaatttatccagatacttccggaaaatgtcatgcatgaaggactgaaaaactgaagatgcattagagagaccgaatggcatcaccaagtactcaaaatgaccttcgggcgtattgaatgcggttttccattcatcaccttgcttaatgcgcacaaggttgtacgcaccacgaaggtctatcttggtgaaccacttggcacctttaatccgggcaaacaagtcagacaacagcagcaaaggatactgaaatttgacagtgatcttatttaaaagccgatagtcaatacaaggcctcaaagatccgtcctttttggccacaaaaaagaatcccgcaccaagaggggaagaagaaggacggatatgccccttctcaagagactccttgatatatgaacgcatcgcggtatgttcaggtaccgacagattaaacagtcttcccttaggaaatttactgcctggaatcaaatctattgcacagtcacattccctatgaggaggcaatgcactggacctggactcgctaaagacatcctgataatcagacaaatactccggaacttccgaaggcgtagaagaagcaatagacacaggcagggaatcctcatgaataccacgacagccccaactagacactgacatagccttccagtccaagactggattatgggtctgtaaccatggcagccccaaaacaaccaaatcatgcatcttatgcagaacaagaaaacgtatcacctcccgatgttcaggagtcatgcacatggtaacctgtgtccaaaactgcggcttattttctgccaatggcgtagcgtcaatacccctaagagggataggattttctaatggctcaagaacaaaaccgcagcgcttggcaaatgacagatccataagactcagggcagcacctgaatctacaaacgccatgacaggatacgatgacagtgagcaaatcaaagttacagataaaataaatttaggttgcaaattaccaatggcgaccggactaacaaccttagatatacgtttagagcatgctgagataacatgtgcagaatcaccacagtagtaacacaagccattctggcgtctatgaattttccgctcatttctagtcaggattctatcacattgcattaaatcaggtgcctgttcagacaacaccatgagggaatttgcggttttgcgctcccgcaaccgccggtcgatttgaatcgccagggccatggaatcattcagacctgtgggaatgggaaaacccaccatcacattcttaatggcttcagaaaggccatttctaaaattagcagccaatgcacactcgttccactgggtcagcacggaccatttccgaaatttttggcaatacacctcagcctcgtcctggccctgagacatagccagcaaggccttttctgcctgaatctcaagattgggttcctcataaagcaaaccgagcgccagaaaaaacgcatcaatgtcagccaatgccggatctcctggcgccagcgagaaggcccaatcctgggggtcgccccgtaaaaaagaaataacaatttttacttgctgagcggagtctccagatgaacagggtttcagggacaaaaacaatttacaattattcctgaaatttctaaatttaaatcggtctccggaaaacggttcaggaatcggtatcttaggttctgacataggatttctggtaacataatcttgtatgccctgcacacgagcagcaagctggtccacacttgtaatcaaggtctggacattcatgtctgcagcaatcacaagccactcagaggtaaaggggaaaagaaaaaaaaatgagagagagaaaaaaaaacctcagagctttctttcttataatcccgcttctgcaatgcattaaacatttaatactggcctggcaaactgttatgaccccaatggcgagggtctcagagaaacaagtaag
This window harbors:
- the RAD1 gene encoding cell cycle checkpoint protein RAD1, whose product is MSFFSQSDEDEYVFSCSLDNVRNLSNILKAIHFKDHASCFATSNGLKVTVENAKCLQANAFIQAGIFQEFNVREDSVVFRINLTVLLDCLTIFGAGAVPATCTALKMGYRGYGHPLTLFLEEGGVVTVCKILTQEPEETLDFDFCSTDVLNKIILQSEGLREAFSELDMSSDFLQITMSPDKPYLRLSTFGNAGSAHLDYPKDSDLIEAFHCSQTQTNRYKISLLKPSTKALALSCKVSIRTDSRGFLSLQYMVRNEDGQICFVEYYCSPDEDLQEGDS